In a genomic window of Babylonia areolata isolate BAREFJ2019XMU chromosome 3, ASM4173473v1, whole genome shotgun sequence:
- the LOC143280492 gene encoding protein HtrL-like: MNKRLLNCIIFFALAVGLFYFLFCMYFAAKRLEVDDWNERKSQFSTQLWVKDPVLKKIHDRMKEKAHTMSSEVTIITAYFNIGLLNKGGPFGVYTPEKYIRWMSVFSRIDNPVIIFTDSLEVKHIFQDLRKGFPRERTQVHIVARESLWAFQLAPEIKDVFSQPNYPNHDPNTVHENYSCVMHAKFELVNKVITEELFHTKYLAWMDVGLFRGVVDEKRYTFPLVVPRDFDIWKVAYSGQRAFNPALTPMQIVAGNKVWVGGAMFLARPEVLYIYTQDYMWAVRRLLDMGIMSTDQQVIYIMYLPSFNFKPRVEIQTYTTHGEDDWFYLGYMLKDAWDISLRSAEPAVRYLLSLMT; this comes from the exons ATGAACAAAAGACTGCTCAACTGTATCATTTTCTTTGCTCTTGCCGTTGGCCTCTTCTACTTTCTGTTCTGCATGTACT TTGCTGCCAAAAGACTAGAAGTTGATGACTGGAATGAAAGGAAATCACAG TTCAGCACCCAGCTGTGGGTGAAGGACCCGGTGCTGAAGAAGATTCATGACCGCATGAAGGAGAAGGCCCACACCATGTCTTCAGaggtcaccatcatcaccgcctaCTTCAACATCGGCTTGCTCAACAAAGGAGGCCCCTTCGGAGTCTACACCCCAGAAAAGTACATCCGTTGGATGTCGGTGTTCAGCCGCATCGACAACCCCGTCATCATCTTCACCGACTCGCTGGAAGTGAAGCACATCTTCCAGGACCTGAGGAAAGGCTTCCCCAGGGAGAGGACGCAGGTGCACATAGTCGCCCGCGAGTCGCTGTGGGCGTTCCAGCTGGCGCCGGAGATCAAGGATGTGTTCTCCCAGCCCAACTACCCAAACCACGACCCCAACACGGTGCACGAGAACTACTCATGCGTGATGCACGCCAAGTTTGAGCTGGTGAACAAGGTGATCACAGAGGAGCTGTTCCACACCAAGTACCTGGCCTGGATGGACGTCGGTCTGTTCCGGGGTGTCGTGGACGAGAAGAGATACACCTTCCCGCTGGTCGTCCCCCGAGACTTTGACATATGGAAAGTGGCCTACAGCGGGCAGAGGGCCTTCAATCCAGCCCTGACCCCCATGCAGATCGTGGCCGGGAACAAGGTATGGGTTGGGGGCGCCATGTTCCTGGCGCGGCCCGAGGTCCTGTACATCTACACCCAGGACTACATGTGGGCTGTGCGCAGGCTGCTGGACATGGGGATCATGAGCACTGATCAGCAG GTCATCTACATCATGTACCTGCCAAGCTTCAACTTCAAGCCGCGTGTGGAGATCCAGACCTACACCACGCACGGGGAGGACGACTGGTTCTACCTGGGCTACATGCTCAAAGACGCCTGGGACATCAGCCTCCGCAGCGCTGAGCCAGCCGTTCGCTATTTACTGTCCCTGATGACGTGA